The Hymenobacter baengnokdamensis genome includes a region encoding these proteins:
- a CDS encoding phospholipase C/P1 nuclease family protein, producing the protein MVSLNSLSLDGKYLIPLAENQPLVLLGNTQTPLISGSLQQVPLAGGGVALRWLRHNYYLRADTSGELRGKSVSEIELLDAGRNQAYAFFLEPKGNNLYRLKNRDGRVLGEPNGLRISGQALSESTSLLLTEFTVDFSQVHSACGLDHRPHSRRPQWDKDTHADVVGWAFEVFGALTNHPEAKRLHDLFGGYAEESKRNDLMKRLLAGLEEADTKPEYSGVLAGTLIFYKHFYNPETKVNYLGELNWFLKAVFELLTDRNVNELSKQTAYSEALRYAQEAATLFARYPDDHQQHLEAAYKLGLALHYVSDLSQPMHAGNMINLPIVYHAGYSPPDWRHANFELCAEKQEVRDHYLIQQGQASWDTVNPDNQEFAAPDMSSLLDKLARKSLSIYRETLKPIMDQVVDRNLTHWVKDHPFDEATVAPILRQALPLGQRASAAFLLLWSRLGAGLVWSPKHDLPCHSGWAPDFFRHGSKTWAVIADQDAHDTRYYSLDGGHNFVRGGTNCFESPSVASNGQELVVAWHAHSSMSLWTGYARCTELDANTNWEHINLSDARIKDYTSPKVIYFNNQFWMIWADYGHCLHAEGDSDGIWCASFDTGRRAWNTPRKIPGISTTHTPALTIQGNQLWMAWTGLHSAEGIFWATTTDLEVWSVQQQTVFVTGSGPGLGCLQSYPYLFWRAPNNEVHYSVYDYKTSKWSFPPAPVVTTNVSSHQDIRTATIGTELLVGWNDAWWPHYLTLHDSYQDQPT; encoded by the coding sequence ATGGTTTCACTCAATAGCTTATCACTCGACGGCAAGTACCTGATTCCACTCGCTGAAAACCAGCCACTGGTGTTGTTAGGTAATACTCAGACTCCCCTGATTTCAGGGTCTTTGCAACAGGTTCCCCTGGCGGGGGGAGGCGTGGCGCTGCGTTGGTTGCGCCATAACTACTACCTCAGGGCCGATACTTCAGGGGAGTTGCGGGGGAAGTCGGTGTCCGAAATAGAGTTACTAGACGCCGGTCGAAACCAAGCCTATGCCTTTTTCCTGGAGCCAAAGGGTAATAATCTCTACCGGCTTAAAAATCGCGACGGCCGCGTTCTGGGTGAGCCAAATGGCTTACGCATCAGCGGGCAGGCATTGAGCGAATCCACCAGCTTGCTGCTGACAGAATTTACGGTAGATTTCTCCCAAGTACACAGTGCCTGTGGCTTAGACCATAGACCCCACTCCCGGCGGCCTCAGTGGGATAAGGACACGCATGCTGATGTAGTAGGCTGGGCGTTTGAGGTATTTGGTGCGCTGACCAACCACCCCGAAGCCAAACGGCTACATGACTTGTTTGGCGGCTATGCCGAGGAGAGCAAGCGCAACGACCTCATGAAGAGGCTGCTGGCTGGCTTGGAAGAGGCCGATACCAAGCCGGAGTACTCCGGCGTTCTGGCAGGCACCCTCATATTCTACAAGCACTTCTACAACCCCGAAACCAAAGTTAATTACCTAGGAGAGCTAAACTGGTTTCTCAAAGCCGTATTCGAATTGCTCACCGACCGGAACGTAAATGAGTTGAGCAAGCAAACTGCTTACTCAGAGGCCTTACGCTATGCTCAGGAAGCGGCCACACTTTTTGCACGCTACCCCGACGACCACCAGCAGCACCTGGAGGCCGCTTACAAACTGGGGCTTGCCCTGCATTATGTATCTGACCTGAGCCAACCGATGCACGCGGGCAACATGATTAATCTGCCTATTGTGTACCACGCAGGGTATTCGCCACCCGACTGGCGCCACGCTAATTTTGAATTATGCGCTGAAAAGCAGGAGGTACGGGACCATTACCTGATTCAGCAAGGGCAGGCGAGTTGGGATACGGTTAACCCGGACAACCAAGAGTTCGCAGCCCCTGACATGAGTAGCTTACTTGATAAGCTGGCGCGCAAGTCCTTAAGCATTTATAGGGAAACCCTTAAGCCTATTATGGACCAAGTGGTGGACCGTAACCTGACTCATTGGGTAAAAGACCATCCTTTCGACGAGGCGACCGTAGCTCCTATCTTGCGCCAGGCGTTGCCGCTGGGCCAGCGAGCCTCCGCTGCTTTTCTTCTGCTCTGGAGCCGGCTGGGTGCAGGCTTGGTGTGGTCCCCGAAACACGACTTGCCCTGCCACAGCGGCTGGGCCCCCGATTTCTTCCGGCATGGCTCAAAAACTTGGGCCGTCATCGCTGACCAGGATGCCCACGATACCCGCTACTACAGCCTCGACGGCGGACACAACTTTGTGCGGGGCGGCACCAACTGCTTCGAGTCGCCCAGCGTAGCCAGCAACGGGCAAGAACTGGTAGTGGCGTGGCACGCGCATAGTAGCATGAGCCTGTGGACAGGCTATGCCCGCTGCACAGAACTGGATGCTAACACCAACTGGGAGCACATCAACTTGAGTGATGCGCGCATTAAGGATTACACCAGCCCCAAAGTTATTTACTTTAATAATCAGTTCTGGATGATCTGGGCCGACTATGGCCATTGCCTGCACGCCGAGGGCGACTCGGACGGTATCTGGTGCGCCTCGTTCGACACAGGGCGCCGCGCGTGGAACACCCCGCGGAAAATACCTGGCATTTCCACTACCCATACCCCAGCCCTGACTATCCAGGGCAACCAGCTGTGGATGGCTTGGACTGGGCTGCATAGTGCCGAGGGAATTTTCTGGGCTACTACCACTGACTTAGAAGTATGGTCAGTGCAACAGCAAACCGTGTTTGTGACGGGTAGCGGGCCAGGACTAGGCTGCCTCCAGAGCTATCCTTACCTGTTCTGGCGTGCCCCCAATAACGAAGTTCACTACTCCGTTTATGACTACAAAACCAGTAAATGGTCCTTCCCTCCGGCACCGGTGGTGACAACGAACGTATCCTCCCACCAGGACATACGCACAGCGACCATTGGCACCGAGTTGCTAGTCGGGTGGAACGATGCGTGGTGGCCGCACTACCTAACTCTTCATGACAGCTACCAGGACCAACCGACCTAG